In one Echinicola marina genomic region, the following are encoded:
- a CDS encoding thioredoxin family protein, producing MKRQVEIFTSNCPVCDPVVSMVKDLACDQCEITVYDLEKQCEDKTCLSKLKEYQIKKVPAIAVNGKLLDCCQDQGITKEELIKAGIGQG from the coding sequence ATGAAAAGACAAGTAGAAATATTTACGTCTAATTGCCCAGTTTGTGATCCGGTGGTCAGTATGGTAAAAGACTTAGCCTGTGATCAATGTGAAATAACAGTCTATGATCTGGAAAAGCAATGTGAAGACAAAACCTGTCTGAGCAAACTGAAAGAATACCAGATTAAAAAAGTGCCGGCCATAGCAGTCAATGGCAAATTGCTGGACTGTTGCCAGGATCAGGGTATAACCAAAGAAGAACTGATCAAAGCGGGTATCGGCCAGGGATAA
- a CDS encoding DUF4372 domain-containing protein has translation MFQDKYVFAQLISFLNRSKFIRIVARYNGDKYVKHFNCWNQLLCMMFGQLSNRESLRDLIATLDAHHSKCYHLGVGKNVSKSSLARANQDRDYPFILT, from the coding sequence ATGTTTCAAGATAAATACGTTTTCGCCCAATTGATCTCATTTCTTAATCGGAGTAAGTTCATTCGTATCGTCGCCAGGTATAATGGCGACAAATATGTGAAGCATTTCAACTGTTGGAATCAACTACTGTGCATGATGTTCGGCCAGCTCTCCAATCGTGAAAGTCTAAGAGATTTGATCGCCACTCTTGATGCACATCATTCCAAATGCTATCATTTAGGGGTGGGGAAGAACGTCTCCAAATCGTCTTTGGCAAGAGCCAATCAGGACAGGGACTATCCTTTTATACTTACTTGA
- the merTP gene encoding mercuric transport protein MerTP, which produces MNTSNQHSKQADFSTKSASAGLLAAIVASLCCITPVISFLAGISGIASTLSWMEPFRPYLIVLTIGVLAFAWYQKLRSRTAEEIACACEDDQKPSFWQSKKFLGIVTVFATLTLAFPSYSHIFYPNSTSSGVVADQDQTQIKLADFKLKGMTCTGCEEHVKHAVSGLNGVLETTASHKNANAQVKYNASLVDVNKIIEAINSTGYTVTESKVSDWNAENALFQSTTFNTIELSVKGMTCSGCESHITHAVGELDGVEEVKASYEKGNTIVKYDPSQVRKDKIVEAINKTGYKVVENKIQE; this is translated from the coding sequence ATGAATACCAGTAACCAACATTCCAAACAGGCAGATTTTTCTACCAAGAGCGCAAGTGCCGGATTGCTGGCTGCTATTGTAGCTTCGCTATGTTGCATCACGCCAGTAATTTCGTTTCTAGCCGGAATTAGTGGCATTGCCTCCACCTTATCCTGGATGGAGCCTTTCAGGCCGTACTTAATTGTGCTGACAATTGGGGTGTTAGCTTTCGCCTGGTATCAAAAACTCAGATCCAGAACAGCTGAAGAAATTGCTTGTGCCTGTGAGGATGACCAAAAACCATCGTTCTGGCAGTCAAAAAAGTTTTTGGGAATAGTTACAGTGTTTGCTACTCTTACGCTCGCATTCCCTTCCTATTCACATATATTCTATCCCAACAGCACCAGTTCAGGAGTTGTAGCTGATCAGGATCAGACCCAAATCAAATTAGCTGACTTTAAGCTCAAGGGCATGACCTGCACAGGCTGTGAAGAGCACGTTAAACATGCAGTATCAGGTCTGAATGGAGTTTTAGAAACGACTGCGTCGCATAAAAACGCTAATGCACAAGTAAAATACAATGCATCATTAGTTGATGTAAACAAAATTATTGAGGCAATTAACAGCACGGGATATACGGTCACTGAATCCAAAGTAAGTGACTGGAATGCTGAAAACGCACTGTTTCAATCTACTACTTTTAATACCATAGAACTATCTGTAAAAGGAATGACCTGTTCGGGTTGTGAATCCCATATAACCCATGCAGTAGGCGAACTTGATGGAGTTGAAGAGGTGAAAGCATCATACGAAAAGGGTAATACCATAGTAAAGTATGATCCAAGCCAAGTACGAAAAGACAAAATCGTAGAAGCGATCAATAAGACCGGATACAAAGTAGTAGAAAACAAAATTCAGGAATAA
- a CDS encoding JAB domain-containing protein: MDTKNKDIVSNQVAEIVLSYRPNSKVSEKPQIVSSLTANRILRANWDESKIAFIEEFKVILLNRANRVLGIINASSGGTAGTVVDLKVIFGAALKSSASAMIIAHNHPSGSMKPSEQDKRLTEKMVKAGKLLELPVLDHIILTPEGYYSFADDGGL; encoded by the coding sequence ATGGATACCAAGAACAAAGACATCGTTTCCAACCAAGTAGCTGAAATCGTACTGAGCTATCGTCCAAATTCCAAAGTTTCTGAAAAGCCCCAAATCGTCTCTTCCCTGACAGCCAATAGGATTTTAAGGGCCAATTGGGATGAATCGAAAATAGCTTTTATAGAGGAATTTAAAGTCATACTCCTTAATAGGGCAAACCGAGTACTTGGGATAATCAATGCCTCATCCGGAGGAACCGCGGGAACCGTAGTGGATTTAAAAGTGATATTCGGAGCTGCCTTGAAATCGTCAGCATCTGCCATGATAATTGCCCATAACCATCCCTCGGGAAGTATGAAGCCCAGTGAACAGGATAAACGCTTGACCGAAAAAATGGTGAAGGCTGGAAAACTCTTGGAACTTCCGGTACTTGACCATATCATCTTAACCCCCGAAGGGTATTATTCCTTTGCAGATGATGGAGGGCTTTAA
- a CDS encoding sulfatase family protein encodes MDRIKNKGISFLVILNLVGIFSKVYAQDAYKTPNIVIIFMDDMGYGDLSSYGAKGYMTPNLDQLAMQGMRFTDFVVAQPICSASRAGLMTGCYPNRIGISGALNPHSKIGLNPDEETIAELVKRKGNYKTALFGKWHLGNRKPFFPTKQGFDEFVGLPYSNDMWKWTYDMKLATEETHARKASYPELPLMAMDTVWSTVENLEDQEKLTSIYTEQSVRFIHENATSPFLLVLSHSMPHVPLAVSDKFKGKSDQGIYGDVMMEIDWSVGEIVKALDETGISENTLIVFTSDNGPWLNFGHHAGSAFGLREGKATSFEGGHRVPCIMKWPKVIKEGGVSNKLVSTIDILPTIAEIIGAELPTKKIDGVSILELLKGNKKVVPRSEFYYYYNKNSLQAVRKGNWKLILPHSSRTYQEFLPGKNGVPGKTGMNDIPLSLYDLQNDPGERYNFEMLYPEKVDELMEIAKKARQDLGDDLLGMEGKNRRVSGRIE; translated from the coding sequence TAAAGGGATATCATTCCTTGTAATTTTGAACTTGGTGGGCATCTTTTCAAAAGTATATGCCCAGGACGCTTACAAGACTCCCAATATAGTCATCATATTTATGGATGATATGGGGTACGGGGATTTGTCAAGTTATGGTGCAAAAGGGTATATGACACCTAATTTAGACCAATTGGCAATGCAAGGTATGAGATTCACCGATTTTGTAGTCGCTCAACCAATTTGTAGTGCTTCAAGGGCTGGCTTAATGACTGGTTGTTACCCCAATCGAATAGGAATTAGCGGCGCTTTAAACCCTCATTCTAAAATTGGTTTGAACCCCGATGAAGAAACCATAGCGGAGCTGGTTAAAAGAAAGGGGAACTATAAAACAGCCCTCTTTGGTAAATGGCATTTAGGCAATCGAAAACCTTTTTTCCCTACAAAACAAGGTTTTGACGAATTTGTGGGTTTACCATATTCCAATGATATGTGGAAATGGACCTATGATATGAAATTGGCCACAGAAGAAACCCATGCTCGGAAAGCCAGCTATCCCGAATTACCCCTAATGGCTATGGATACGGTATGGAGTACAGTTGAGAATCTAGAAGATCAGGAAAAACTGACTTCTATATATACGGAACAATCGGTGAGGTTTATCCATGAAAATGCGACTTCACCTTTTCTATTAGTATTGTCACATTCTATGCCACATGTACCCTTGGCAGTATCGGATAAGTTTAAAGGTAAGAGTGATCAAGGGATTTATGGTGACGTCATGATGGAAATTGATTGGTCGGTAGGAGAAATAGTTAAAGCGCTTGATGAAACCGGTATATCAGAGAATACCCTTATCGTTTTTACTTCGGATAATGGTCCATGGCTAAACTTTGGACACCATGCCGGCAGTGCCTTTGGACTACGAGAAGGAAAGGCTACATCCTTTGAGGGCGGTCACCGAGTGCCCTGTATTATGAAATGGCCAAAAGTGATCAAAGAGGGGGGAGTTTCCAATAAGTTGGTTTCCACTATTGATATTTTACCTACCATAGCTGAAATAATTGGAGCTGAACTGCCCACTAAGAAGATTGATGGTGTAAGCATATTGGAACTGTTGAAGGGAAATAAAAAAGTAGTTCCAAGAAGTGAATTTTATTACTACTACAATAAAAATTCTTTACAAGCAGTGAGGAAAGGTAACTGGAAATTGATTTTACCTCACAGCAGCAGAACTTATCAAGAGTTTTTGCCTGGAAAGAATGGAGTACCAGGAAAGACAGGGATGAATGATATTCCACTTAGTTTGTATGACCTTCAAAATGATCCTGGAGAAAGGTATAATTTTGAAATGCTTTATCCAGAGAAAGTCGACGAATTGATGGAGATAGCAAAGAAGGCCAGACAAGACTTGGGAGATGATTTATTAGGAATGGAAGGTAAAAACAGAAGAGTTTCTGGAAGGATTGAATAA
- a CDS encoding sulfatase family protein, translating into MRIQNGFLGILLLISFMFACEKTEESADKRPPNIIFIMSDDHAYQAISAYGHNLNETPNIDRIANEGAIFNRAYVTNSICAPSRAVILTGKHSFVNGKVDNVQPFDWDQDNFAKLLQSSGYQTALIGKIHLDGLPQGFDYSMVLPGQGHYYNPDFIVNGERKRFDGYVTDITTDSALDWLKNGRDQKKPFLLMYHQKAPHRNWKPAPEYLTLFDDKTFTPPSTYNDDKTNYAGRGSAAKEQEMEIDGHARWGHDFKMVVSPEGDSTGFHRELARFSPEQLKAWNNAYDPKNEAFKKAYRQGEKQGLNEQEAEEIGLWKFNRYIKDYLRTIQSVDDGVGELLDYLEAEGLDENTIIVYTSDQGFYLGEHGWFDKRFMYEQSFRTPLLVKYPKEIKAGTKVDRLVQNLDFAPTFLDYAGIEIPKEMQGESFRDLVQGNEENWRDAIYYTYYEYPSVHMVKRHYGVATERYKLMHFYYDIDEWELYDLEKDPQELNNLYNDPAYAEVQEMMHKKLKELRDYYGDSDANDERFLREYLEVVNNRR; encoded by the coding sequence ATGAGAATACAAAACGGATTTTTGGGCATATTGTTGTTGATCAGCTTTATGTTCGCATGCGAAAAAACAGAAGAGTCTGCAGATAAAAGACCACCCAATATAATTTTTATTATGAGTGACGATCATGCTTATCAGGCAATCAGTGCCTATGGACATAATTTGAATGAGACCCCAAATATAGATAGGATAGCTAATGAAGGGGCAATCTTTAACCGAGCGTATGTGACAAATTCCATTTGTGCACCCAGCAGGGCGGTTATCCTGACAGGTAAGCATAGTTTTGTCAATGGAAAAGTAGATAATGTTCAACCATTTGATTGGGACCAAGATAATTTTGCCAAACTGCTGCAGTCAAGTGGTTACCAGACAGCTTTGATAGGGAAAATCCATTTGGATGGCTTACCGCAAGGATTTGACTATTCAATGGTATTACCCGGACAAGGACACTATTATAATCCTGATTTTATTGTAAACGGAGAAAGGAAGCGCTTTGATGGATATGTAACCGATATTACAACAGATAGTGCATTGGATTGGTTGAAGAATGGTAGGGATCAGAAAAAACCTTTTCTATTGATGTACCATCAAAAAGCCCCTCATCGTAATTGGAAACCCGCGCCAGAGTATTTGACCTTATTTGATGATAAAACATTTACTCCACCTTCCACCTATAATGATGATAAAACCAACTATGCTGGGAGAGGATCTGCCGCGAAAGAGCAGGAAATGGAAATCGATGGGCATGCGCGCTGGGGGCATGATTTTAAAATGGTCGTATCGCCTGAAGGGGATAGCACGGGCTTTCATCGCGAATTGGCAAGGTTTTCCCCTGAACAGTTAAAAGCTTGGAATAATGCCTATGACCCTAAAAATGAAGCTTTCAAAAAGGCTTACCGTCAAGGTGAGAAGCAAGGTCTCAATGAGCAAGAAGCTGAAGAAATTGGTCTTTGGAAATTTAACCGGTATATAAAGGATTATCTAAGAACCATACAGTCCGTAGATGATGGAGTAGGAGAATTGCTTGATTATTTGGAAGCAGAAGGACTCGATGAAAATACCATTATTGTATATACCTCTGATCAGGGTTTTTATTTGGGTGAACATGGCTGGTTCGATAAGCGTTTTATGTATGAACAATCATTTAGAACACCGCTATTGGTGAAATATCCAAAAGAAATCAAAGCGGGAACAAAGGTGGACCGACTTGTTCAGAATTTGGATTTTGCCCCAACCTTTTTAGACTATGCAGGTATAGAGATCCCAAAGGAAATGCAGGGAGAATCATTTAGGGATCTTGTCCAGGGTAATGAGGAAAACTGGCGTGATGCCATTTATTATACCTATTATGAATATCCTTCTGTCCATATGGTAAAAAGGCATTACGGAGTGGCTACAGAAAGATATAAACTCATGCATTTTTATTACGATATAGACGAGTGGGAACTTTATGATTTAGAGAAGGACCCTCAAGAACTAAACAATCTTTATAATGATCCAGCCTATGCTGAAGTCCAAGAAATGATGCACAAAAAATTGAAGGAATTGAGAGATTATTATGGAGACAGTGACGCGAATGATGAGCGGTTTTTAAGAGAATACCTGGAGGTGGTCAACAATAGAAGGTAA
- a CDS encoding class I SAM-dependent methyltransferase, with the protein MGSFDRQKHWENIYQSKRLEEVSWYQPTPKTSLSFLKQFNIPKHTKIIDVGGGDSLLVDHLIDLGYLNITVLDISESALKRARQRLGNRANKVKWLVADAETFVATEQYDFWHDRAAFHFLTEEQEIETYLENAQRSIKSEGILMLGTFSEEGPQKCSGIKIKQYSESTMTALLQRFFEKLKCKSVNHKTPFETIQQFTFCSFRKLQIDLI; encoded by the coding sequence ATGGGAAGTTTTGACAGGCAAAAACATTGGGAGAACATTTATCAATCAAAACGATTAGAAGAAGTAAGCTGGTATCAACCAACCCCTAAAACCTCTTTGAGTTTCTTAAAGCAGTTTAATATACCTAAACATACTAAAATCATAGATGTTGGTGGAGGGGACAGTTTACTGGTAGATCATCTGATTGACTTGGGGTATCTGAACATTACTGTTCTCGATATTTCTGAATCAGCACTTAAGCGAGCAAGGCAAAGACTTGGTAATCGTGCCAATAAAGTGAAATGGCTAGTGGCAGATGCGGAAACTTTTGTAGCAACAGAACAATATGACTTCTGGCATGATCGTGCGGCCTTCCATTTTCTAACTGAAGAACAAGAAATTGAAACCTATTTAGAAAATGCCCAAAGAAGTATAAAGTCAGAAGGAATACTCATGCTGGGCACCTTTTCAGAAGAAGGCCCACAGAAGTGCAGTGGGATTAAAATCAAACAATACTCAGAATCAACTATGACAGCTCTTCTTCAGAGGTTTTTTGAGAAATTAAAATGCAAATCGGTTAATCATAAAACTCCCTTTGAGACAATTCAACAGTTCACTTTTTGTAGTTTCAGAAAGTTACAAATTGACCTTATTTAA
- a CDS encoding dihydrolipoyl dehydrogenase family protein has product MKKYDIIVIGSGMAGMTIANKCAKKGLKTAITDSRPYGGTCALRGCDPKKILVGAAEIIGRADKMSGIGISGDISINWEDLMAYKNDFVSKMPKGVEKGYEKAGVKKYHGVASFESENTVRIGNDLLEGGKIVIATGARPVTLDITGGDLPIDSTDFLNLEKLPEHITFVGGGYIAMEFAHLAARAGSKITIFHRGARPLENFDEHIVKHLVKATKDLGILLHVETEVIGIEKDGDQFIVFTKSSNGEQTHHTDLLVNAAGRVPELDGMNLEKASIAYNKKGIEVNEYLQSESNPTVYAAGDAANSNGLNLTPVAVMEGHAVAANIIRGNSKVPDYTEMPSAVFTLPTLAAVGMTEKQAKELDVEYQVKSASASNWYNAKRINESTYAYKVISHKDGHILGAHIIGPHAEEMINLFAMAIRGKLKVADIRNMVYSNPSMGSDIGSMV; this is encoded by the coding sequence ATGAAAAAATATGATATCATCGTCATCGGATCCGGTATGGCTGGAATGACCATCGCCAATAAATGTGCTAAGAAAGGATTAAAAACAGCTATCACCGACTCACGACCTTATGGTGGAACTTGTGCCCTTCGTGGTTGTGATCCTAAGAAAATTCTGGTGGGAGCGGCCGAAATCATTGGTAGAGCTGATAAAATGAGCGGAATAGGCATCTCAGGGGATATTTCGATTAATTGGGAAGACTTAATGGCTTACAAAAACGATTTTGTTTCTAAAATGCCCAAAGGCGTTGAGAAAGGATATGAAAAAGCAGGTGTGAAGAAGTACCACGGAGTAGCCAGCTTCGAATCTGAAAACACTGTCCGTATTGGGAATGATCTACTGGAAGGTGGTAAAATCGTGATTGCCACAGGTGCCAGACCAGTGACTCTTGATATTACCGGTGGAGATTTGCCCATCGACAGTACCGATTTTCTAAACTTGGAAAAGCTTCCTGAACATATCACTTTTGTTGGAGGTGGTTATATTGCGATGGAGTTTGCCCACCTTGCTGCTCGAGCGGGCAGTAAGATTACTATCTTCCATCGTGGTGCGCGTCCACTGGAAAATTTTGATGAGCATATCGTAAAACATCTTGTTAAGGCCACCAAAGATTTAGGTATTCTCTTACATGTTGAAACTGAGGTAATTGGTATTGAAAAAGATGGTGATCAGTTTATAGTCTTCACAAAATCTTCAAATGGTGAGCAAACACATCACACTGACCTTTTAGTAAATGCGGCAGGCCGAGTACCAGAGTTGGATGGAATGAATCTGGAAAAAGCCAGTATTGCTTACAACAAAAAAGGCATTGAGGTAAATGAATATCTGCAAAGTGAGAGTAACCCTACAGTATATGCAGCAGGTGATGCAGCTAATAGTAATGGGCTAAACCTCACGCCTGTAGCCGTAATGGAAGGACATGCTGTGGCGGCTAACATTATCAGAGGAAATTCTAAAGTGCCTGACTATACAGAAATGCCTAGTGCAGTATTCACCCTACCCACTTTAGCAGCAGTAGGTATGACAGAAAAGCAGGCAAAGGAGTTAGATGTAGAATACCAGGTAAAAAGTGCTTCTGCCTCCAACTGGTATAATGCCAAACGGATTAATGAATCCACTTATGCCTACAAAGTGATTTCGCATAAAGATGGCCACATTTTAGGCGCTCATATCATCGGCCCGCATGCGGAAGAAATGATCAATCTTTTTGCGATGGCTATTCGAGGAAAACTCAAAGTAGCTGACATAAGGAACATGGTCTATTCCAATCCCTCTATGGGTTCGGATATCGGGTCTATGGTTTAA
- a CDS encoding GDCCVxC domain-containing (seleno)protein: protein MEKEIILQSTITCPNCGHQKEETMPKDACQYFYECENCQEVIKPKDGDCCVYCSYGTVACPPIQEGGKNSCCS, encoded by the coding sequence ATGGAGAAAGAAATCATTTTACAATCAACTATTACATGTCCAAACTGTGGGCATCAAAAAGAAGAGACCATGCCTAAGGATGCATGCCAGTACTTCTACGAGTGTGAAAATTGCCAAGAAGTAATCAAGCCCAAAGATGGTGATTGCTGTGTGTATTGCTCTTATGGGACAGTCGCCTGTCCTCCGATTCAGGAAGGTGGAAAAAATAGTTGCTGCTCATGA
- a CDS encoding four-helix bundle copper-binding protein, giving the protein MKPLNNEIQQCIDECNACITAARICLDQHMGEPDMKKCHQLCLDCIALCTACVQMLASQSDYVNRVCAICADLCKACAEECSKFDSEVCKQCAEKCKACAESCAKMAA; this is encoded by the coding sequence ATGAAACCATTGAACAACGAAATTCAACAATGTATTGACGAGTGTAATGCTTGTATCACCGCTGCGCGCATCTGTCTGGACCAGCATATGGGTGAACCCGATATGAAAAAATGCCATCAGCTTTGTCTGGATTGCATTGCCCTTTGTACCGCTTGTGTCCAAATGCTGGCATCTCAGTCGGATTATGTAAACAGGGTTTGCGCCATTTGTGCCGATCTCTGTAAAGCCTGTGCAGAAGAGTGCAGCAAGTTTGACAGTGAGGTGTGCAAGCAGTGTGCAGAGAAATGCAAAGCTTGCGCAGAAAGTTGCGCTAAAATGGCTGCATAA
- a CDS encoding MFS transporter — protein sequence MIPKLSEVFGVTEQYIGLVIPAYMITYGISILFYGVLSDRFGRMRIIRFSLLAFILLTALTALAQTSSQLIMLRLFTGLGASGVIPMALALVGDLYEPHERGKPLGLLFAAMEGGMALGSTAGVMLEPFIGWRMLFLGIAILGAIILWFISFQIDFKSQKPELNKPNVRQVFSKFFHLLSMSRGAKTYSFVFWNGIFHSGIYTWLGYYFSVKYNLGEIGIGLAILGYGVPGFLFGSSIGRAADRWGRFRLIIPGLGIAALATALLATNISVILAAIAVTVISLGYDLTQPLFAGIVTELGGKKYGGQAMGLNVFALFTGFGIESLIFGEVIAIGLENAFLIFAALQGLMMLFAIRMFKAEK from the coding sequence TTGATCCCCAAGCTGTCAGAAGTATTTGGGGTAACGGAGCAATACATAGGGCTGGTCATTCCTGCTTATATGATTACCTATGGTATTTCCATTCTTTTTTATGGGGTTCTTTCTGATCGTTTTGGAAGGATGCGGATAATTCGGTTTTCACTACTGGCATTTATACTGTTGACAGCACTTACTGCTTTGGCCCAAACATCTTCACAATTGATTATGCTCAGACTTTTTACTGGCCTTGGTGCAAGCGGAGTTATCCCCATGGCGCTGGCGCTGGTTGGGGATTTGTATGAGCCCCATGAGAGAGGTAAACCACTAGGTTTGCTATTTGCAGCTATGGAAGGGGGTATGGCGCTAGGTTCTACCGCAGGAGTTATGCTGGAGCCCTTTATCGGATGGCGGATGCTTTTCTTAGGGATTGCAATCTTAGGGGCCATAATATTATGGTTTATCTCATTCCAAATTGATTTTAAATCCCAAAAACCTGAATTAAATAAACCAAATGTACGGCAGGTTTTTTCAAAATTCTTCCATCTGCTTTCAATGTCAAGAGGGGCAAAAACTTACAGTTTTGTTTTTTGGAATGGAATATTCCATTCAGGCATCTACACCTGGCTTGGATACTATTTCTCTGTAAAATATAACTTAGGAGAAATAGGTATTGGTTTGGCTATTCTGGGCTATGGGGTTCCGGGATTTCTTTTTGGTTCCAGTATCGGAAGGGCTGCAGATAGGTGGGGCCGGTTTCGGCTTATTATACCTGGGCTAGGCATTGCGGCTTTGGCCACTGCTCTATTGGCTACCAATATATCAGTAATATTGGCAGCCATTGCTGTTACAGTGATTTCATTAGGATATGACCTCACCCAACCTCTCTTTGCCGGAATTGTAACCGAGTTAGGGGGCAAAAAATATGGAGGGCAAGCAATGGGACTAAATGTCTTTGCCCTGTTTACAGGTTTTGGAATTGAGAGCCTCATATTTGGAGAAGTCATAGCGATTGGTTTGGAAAACGCATTTTTGATATTCGCAGCACTGCAGGGTTTGATGATGCTGTTTGCCATTCGGATGTTTAAAGCTGAAAAATGA
- a CDS encoding metal-sensitive transcriptional regulator — protein MIPKDLTKDIKTRLQSIKGQVDGLIKMLDEGKDPEKILLQFKAAQKGLDKAHYLLLDEAYRKALAIKISETVEACPGNCGNEERIEFIRQQFPILELDSLTQKMKEIAELKKRIGNANIDS, from the coding sequence ATGATACCCAAAGACCTAACAAAAGATATAAAGACACGCTTACAGAGCATCAAAGGCCAGGTGGATGGCTTGATAAAAATGTTGGATGAAGGAAAAGATCCGGAAAAAATTTTGCTACAGTTCAAAGCAGCACAAAAAGGGTTGGACAAAGCCCATTATTTATTATTGGATGAAGCTTACCGGAAAGCTCTTGCCATTAAGATTTCAGAAACCGTTGAAGCCTGCCCGGGTAATTGCGGGAATGAAGAACGTATCGAATTTATCCGCCAGCAGTTTCCTATCCTGGAACTGGATAGCCTTACTCAAAAAATGAAGGAAATAGCCGAGCTAAAGAAACGAATAGGCAATGCAAATATCGACTCATAA
- a CDS encoding DoxX family protein gives MKLLSDILPGNLRNSTNTILRISIGAIFFWFGVVKFFPRVSPAESLAADTICALTFHVISPPACTIVLAVFESLLGILLIIGSFLKPVLILLFLHMLGTMLTFFIFPDLMFAKFPFILTMEGQYVMKNIIILASVLLLWSRDSDQKNISKRPRRPPPS, from the coding sequence ATGAAACTACTATCGGATATATTGCCAGGAAACCTGAGGAATAGCACCAATACTATTCTCCGAATCAGTATTGGAGCAATATTCTTCTGGTTTGGCGTAGTTAAATTTTTCCCCAGGGTAAGTCCTGCAGAAAGCCTGGCTGCTGACACCATTTGTGCCCTTACATTCCATGTAATTTCTCCACCTGCATGTACCATTGTGCTGGCAGTTTTTGAAAGTCTCCTTGGTATATTATTGATTATAGGAAGTTTTTTAAAACCTGTATTGATCTTGCTATTTCTGCACATGCTGGGTACCATGCTTACCTTTTTTATTTTTCCTGATTTAATGTTTGCCAAGTTTCCTTTTATACTGACAATGGAAGGCCAATATGTTATGAAAAATATTATCATTCTGGCTAGTGTTCTACTTCTTTGGTCCAGAGACTCAGATCAAAAAAATATTTCAAAAAGGCCTAGGAGACCACCCCCCTCATAA
- a CDS encoding helix-turn-helix transcriptional regulator, with product MNLKFEDLPDAIGQLLEQNNEILEILRESGIYLKPKEQILTLEGICDLLDLKRQTIYSYVSKGIIPYYKKAGKLYFIRDEIENWIVSKQKLSRIGGVVFTSSRNYKDRGVKKKF from the coding sequence ATGAACCTTAAATTCGAAGACTTACCAGATGCTATTGGCCAATTGCTTGAACAAAATAATGAGATACTTGAAATCTTAAGGGAATCCGGTATTTACCTCAAACCTAAAGAGCAAATATTAACGCTAGAAGGTATATGCGATTTACTGGATTTGAAAAGACAAACCATCTACAGTTATGTGTCTAAAGGAATAATCCCCTATTACAAAAAAGCTGGCAAATTATATTTTATCAGAGATGAAATTGAAAATTGGATAGTGTCAAAACAGAAATTGAGCAGGATCGGAGGAGTTGTTTTTACCTCATCACGAAACTATAAAGATCGTGGGGTTAAGAAGAAATTCTAA
- a CDS encoding ArsR/SmtB family transcription factor codes for MNKSCIRVFADVEQIKQCKVEITGVAPSITMVAKALSLSGNEIRLKILYLLHKESKLCPCDLSDILEMTVPAISQHLKKLREGGLVVSEKVGQTIFYSLKMENLKVITPILDSLVSTDQKSTVS; via the coding sequence ATGAATAAATCATGTATCCGGGTTTTCGCAGACGTTGAGCAGATCAAACAGTGCAAAGTAGAAATTACCGGAGTAGCGCCATCAATAACTATGGTAGCTAAGGCATTGAGCCTGTCGGGCAATGAAATCCGGCTTAAAATCCTTTATCTACTCCACAAGGAATCCAAGCTATGTCCTTGTGACCTGAGTGACATTTTAGAGATGACTGTACCTGCAATTTCTCAGCATTTGAAAAAGCTGCGTGAGGGCGGACTAGTGGTGAGTGAAAAAGTAGGACAAACCATATTCTATTCACTTAAAATGGAAAATTTGAAAGTAATTACTCCAATTTTAGACAGCCTCGTATCGACAGATCAAAAATCTACAGTGTCATGA